A region from the Brachyspira hampsonii genome encodes:
- a CDS encoding methyl-accepting chemotaxis protein → MKNKVSLNFKISLFILIPIVTIVLMFGIINTIYTYKITEEMTLFIISQMSEKEIYEIENIINVELNYLDNIKYSVENLYNYNVRKREVYEDLMNRFAHEMSTNAVSVSLMFFTNIIDNDSMYINNPLYQDIKGRFVVTLVKDAENNISRINLRESDLEYTYLNTTITSRKPYITTLNYYPIQGKYKPMYTYSIPIFSKDNELIGVSSLNLSLDNIMFYEDTNGFTISLFNEKGNIMYCTTDIYSIGENITNLSDVYGSSDLENTIYSNTAIWKESYNEKTSSKYFNIFTPIHIFDDLYWGIELAVDSKADFFNHYRIIIMIWIIITVVIIILMFIIVPFVINKKILSVMNNLNDNIMKIREGDISWKIPDKYLNMNDEMGNMSREIDKTLIYLNNLVRTVKIKTNKISENSNNISELAYKINDCINNDEIKENHNSKLVNNVNENSKSLLKESNDLQKIIKYFRLRE, encoded by the coding sequence ATGAAGAATAAAGTAAGTTTAAATTTCAAAATAAGTTTATTTATTTTAATACCTATTGTAACAATAGTATTAATGTTTGGTATTATAAATACAATATATACATATAAAATTACAGAGGAAATGACTTTATTTATAATATCTCAAATGTCTGAAAAAGAAATATATGAAATAGAAAATATAATCAATGTTGAATTAAATTATCTTGATAATATAAAATATTCTGTAGAAAATTTATATAACTATAATGTTAGAAAAAGAGAAGTATATGAAGATTTAATGAATAGATTTGCTCATGAAATGAGTACTAATGCTGTATCTGTATCTTTAATGTTTTTTACCAATATAATTGATAATGACAGTATGTATATTAATAATCCTCTCTATCAAGATATTAAAGGCAGATTTGTAGTTACTTTAGTTAAAGATGCTGAAAATAATATATCTAGAATTAACCTAAGAGAGTCTGATTTAGAATATACTTATTTGAATACTACTATAACAAGCAGAAAACCTTATATTACAACTTTGAATTATTATCCTATACAAGGTAAATACAAACCTATGTATACATATTCAATACCAATATTTTCCAAAGATAATGAATTAATTGGGGTATCTTCTTTGAATTTATCTTTAGACAATATAATGTTTTATGAAGATACGAACGGATTTACAATATCTCTATTTAATGAAAAAGGTAATATCATGTACTGTACCACAGATATATACAGTATAGGAGAAAATATCACTAATTTATCGGATGTATATGGAAGCAGTGATTTAGAAAATACAATATATTCTAATACTGCTATTTGGAAAGAATCATATAATGAAAAAACTTCAAGTAAATATTTCAATATTTTTACTCCTATTCATATTTTTGATGATTTATATTGGGGAATAGAATTAGCCGTTGATAGTAAGGCAGATTTTTTTAATCATTATAGAATTATAATAATGATATGGATTATTATTACGGTGGTGATCATTATTTTAATGTTTATTATTGTACCATTCGTTATTAATAAAAAAATATTGTCAGTAATGAATAATTTAAATGATAATATTATGAAAATAAGGGAAGGTGATATATCTTGGAAAATTCCTGACAAATATTTAAATATGAATGATGAAATGGGGAATATGAGCAGAGAAATTGATAAAACACTAATATACTTAAATAACTTGGTTAGAACTGTAAAAATAAAAACTAATAAAATTTCGGAAAACTCGAATAATATATCTGAGTTAGCATATAAAATTAATGACTGCATCAATAACGATGAAATAAAAGAAAATCATAATTCTAAGCTTGTAAATAATGTAAATGAAAATTCAAAATCTCTTTTAAAAGAATCAAATGATTTACAAAAAATAATAAAATATTTTAGATTAAGAGAATAA
- a CDS encoding methyl-accepting chemotaxis protein: MFKRVSLQVKISLIILIPLLIMIAISNVVNIIYVQNASSKLSYKILEEVAKGEGNKLTAVVKEDLYQITGLKYTLENMYNSGITDRNAYENVVGNFFGILPETVVGVMLAFEPNIVGNDAAYSNVYPLTKGQQTYYISRTSGNNIQERALSAGDISADYYKEPISKAKDYLSGIYDFDLGNNDVVKMYTWSIPIMYRNKPIGVISADIKIETLNPTMEDIRPFENSEGLLYDHYGKILYDAGETANLGKNMYDLYSRYKNYNVFEKLSRGETVSFENYTDYYKGKATYYFVPLEVSEGQYWILEIMASSKDIFKDSNVIRNVMIIISLIIIIIASIMIPLIIRNKVVNVIVFLSKDMHKISNGDISFRISKKFLNMNDEWGDIANSLDNILNNLNKVVKTVKNAAERVSAEANQVLEGNNDLAQRTESQASSLEETAASMNEMASTIKESAESVAQSTSMVSDAKESLNKAGAIVADSVNKMNDVYEASAKIMDITKLIEGIAFQTNILALNASVEAARAGEQGRGFAVVASEVRNLAQNTQESVKSITALISDSNEKTNLASESVRESKEMFEDISVKMDSASNIMDKINVASQEQQKGIEQVDSAITNMDSSVQKNAALVEEATAASEALLNEANELIEVIGYFKLQQ, translated from the coding sequence ATGTTTAAAAGAGTAAGTCTTCAGGTAAAAATTAGTTTAATTATATTAATACCATTATTGATAATGATAGCAATATCAAATGTAGTAAACATTATTTATGTACAGAATGCAAGCAGTAAATTATCATATAAGATATTGGAAGAAGTGGCAAAAGGAGAGGGCAATAAATTAACTGCTGTGGTTAAAGAAGATCTTTATCAAATAACCGGTCTTAAATACACATTAGAAAATATGTACAATTCAGGTATTACAGATAGAAATGCTTATGAAAATGTGGTTGGGAACTTTTTTGGAATTCTTCCTGAAACTGTAGTAGGCGTTATGTTAGCTTTTGAACCAAATATAGTAGGTAATGATGCAGCATATAGTAATGTTTATCCTTTAACAAAGGGTCAGCAGACTTATTATATATCAAGAACATCAGGAAATAATATACAGGAAAGAGCATTATCTGCCGGCGATATAAGTGCTGATTATTATAAAGAACCTATATCAAAAGCTAAAGACTATTTATCAGGAATATATGATTTTGATCTTGGAAACAATGATGTAGTAAAAATGTATACTTGGTCTATACCTATAATGTATAGAAATAAACCTATAGGTGTTATAAGTGCCGACATAAAAATAGAAACATTAAATCCTACTATGGAAGATATAAGACCTTTTGAAAATTCAGAAGGATTGTTGTATGATCATTATGGTAAAATATTGTATGATGCAGGAGAAACAGCTAATTTAGGTAAAAACATGTATGATTTATATTCCCGTTATAAAAACTATAATGTATTTGAGAAATTATCTAGAGGTGAAACAGTTTCTTTTGAAAATTATACGGATTATTATAAAGGAAAAGCTACATATTATTTTGTGCCTTTGGAAGTATCAGAAGGACAGTATTGGATACTTGAAATAATGGCCTCAAGCAAAGATATTTTTAAAGACAGTAATGTTATACGAAATGTTATGATAATTATATCTCTAATTATTATCATAATAGCATCAATAATGATTCCTCTTATAATTAGAAATAAAGTTGTCAATGTAATAGTATTTTTATCTAAAGATATGCATAAAATTTCTAATGGGGATATATCATTTAGAATATCAAAAAAATTTCTTAATATGAATGATGAGTGGGGCGATATAGCAAACAGTTTGGATAATATACTTAATAATTTAAATAAAGTTGTTAAGACGGTAAAAAATGCTGCTGAAAGAGTTTCTGCCGAAGCAAATCAAGTTTTGGAAGGCAATAATGATTTAGCTCAAAGAACAGAGTCTCAGGCTTCGAGCTTAGAAGAAACGGCAGCATCTATGAATGAAATGGCTAGTACTATAAAAGAATCTGCAGAAAGTGTTGCACAAAGTACTTCTATGGTTTCAGATGCTAAGGAATCTTTGAATAAGGCCGGAGCTATAGTAGCAGACAGTGTGAATAAAATGAATGATGTATATGAAGCTAGTGCCAAAATAATGGATATTACTAAACTTATAGAAGGAATAGCCTTTCAAACTAATATACTTGCACTTAATGCTTCTGTAGAGGCTGCTAGGGCTGGTGAACAGGGACGAGGATTTGCGGTTGTAGCCAGCGAGGTAAGGAATTTGGCACAAAATACTCAGGAATCCGTAAAGAGTATTACTGCTTTAATATCTGACAGTAATGAAAAAACTAATTTAGCTTCTGAAAGTGTAAGAGAGTCTAAAGAAATGTTTGAAGATATATCTGTCAAAATGGATAGTGCTTCTAATATTATGGATAAAATTAATGTGGCTTCTCAGGAGCAGCAGAAAGGAATAGAACAGGTTGATTCTGCTATTACAAATATGGATTCTTCTGTACAAAAAAATGCTGCTTTGGTAGAAGAGGCTACGGCTGCATCTGAGGCTTTACTTAATGAGGCTAATGAACTTATAGAAGTTATAGGATATTTTAAATTACAGCAATAA
- a CDS encoding peptide ABC transporter substrate-binding protein, which produces MKKVFILFMMIFISFIISCSNDNKSEDGISIFINTGPEPNTIDPSINVTSDAVFYLMHTFEGLIEKDMNGKLVPGVAESWEISDDGLTYTFKLRTNSKWTDGKSVVADDFVYSWQRVVDPATGSQYGYQHEPVKNAKAITAGEMPKESLGIKAIDDYTLEVQLEAPTAYFLELLTFPTFYPLRKDIIEQYGDEWTLNANTYIGNGAFKLVERNRDESLVMVKNTNYWNIKDIVPDKITFVLMENETASVAGVKAGSLHFARSFPRQDIQTLQNEGLIVIEPRISSYYYCLNLTNNILKDVRVRRALSLAIDRNYIVEQITRGGEKPAGALVPFGISDYEGDFRENGGEYIDVTKEGYAKNVEEAKKLMAEAGYPNGAGFPVMEFKTDPGIHVKIFEAVQQMWKENLGIDVTLTQEEWAVFLQTRYDRNITMARGAWNGDFDDPVNFMSLCLSYSPNNYSVYSNKAYDDIISQVMLSGDQKFRMETMHKAEEMLMKEEAIIPIYYYTEPLLVSPKLKGVYYDPLGFHKFHHCYLE; this is translated from the coding sequence ATGAAAAAAGTATTTATTTTATTTATGATGATTTTTATATCATTTATTATATCCTGTTCTAATGATAATAAATCAGAAGACGGCATATCTATATTTATTAACACAGGACCTGAGCCTAATACTATAGATCCTAGTATTAATGTAACTTCAGATGCAGTATTTTATTTGATGCATACATTTGAGGGATTAATAGAAAAAGATATGAATGGTAAATTAGTTCCTGGAGTAGCAGAGAGCTGGGAAATAAGCGATGACGGACTTACTTATACATTCAAACTTAGAACCAATTCTAAATGGACAGACGGTAAATCAGTTGTTGCTGATGATTTTGTTTATTCTTGGCAAAGGGTTGTTGATCCTGCTACAGGAAGTCAGTACGGATATCAGCATGAACCTGTAAAAAATGCCAAAGCTATAACAGCTGGCGAGATGCCTAAAGAAAGTTTGGGTATAAAAGCAATAGATGATTATACTTTAGAGGTGCAGTTAGAAGCTCCTACAGCTTATTTCTTAGAGCTTTTAACTTTTCCTACATTTTATCCGCTTAGAAAAGATATTATAGAACAGTACGGAGATGAATGGACTTTAAATGCTAATACTTATATAGGAAATGGTGCTTTCAAACTTGTAGAAAGAAACAGAGATGAGAGCCTTGTAATGGTAAAAAATACTAATTATTGGAATATAAAAGATATAGTTCCTGATAAAATAACATTTGTTCTTATGGAAAATGAAACCGCTTCTGTTGCCGGCGTTAAAGCAGGTTCTTTGCATTTTGCAAGATCTTTCCCTAGACAGGATATACAGACACTTCAAAATGAAGGACTTATAGTAATAGAGCCTAGAATATCATCATATTATTATTGTTTAAATTTAACTAATAATATATTAAAAGATGTAAGAGTAAGAAGGGCATTATCTCTTGCCATTGACAGAAATTATATAGTAGAACAAATTACAAGAGGAGGGGAGAAGCCTGCCGGTGCTTTAGTGCCTTTTGGAATATCTGATTATGAAGGAGATTTCAGAGAAAACGGCGGAGAATATATTGATGTGACTAAAGAAGGATATGCTAAAAATGTTGAGGAAGCTAAAAAATTAATGGCTGAAGCAGGATATCCTAATGGGGCAGGTTTTCCTGTTATGGAGTTTAAAACAGATCCGGGAATACATGTAAAAATATTTGAAGCTGTTCAGCAGATGTGGAAAGAAAATCTTGGTATTGATGTAACTTTAACTCAGGAAGAATGGGCAGTATTTTTACAGACAAGATATGACAGAAACATAACTATGGCTAGAGGAGCATGGAATGGTGATTTTGATGATCCTGTAAACTTTATGAGTTTATGCTTAAGTTATTCGCCTAATAATTACAGTGTTTATAGTAATAAGGCTTATGATGATATAATAAGTCAGGTTATGCTTTCAGGAGATCAGAAATTCAGAATGGAGACTATGCATAAAGCAGAAGAAATGCTTATGAAAGAAGAGGCTATAATACCTATATATTATTATACAGAACCTTTGCTTGTATCTCCTAAACTTAAAGGTGTTTATTATGATCCTCTAGGATTTCATAAATTCCATCATTGTTATTTAGAATAG
- a CDS encoding chemotaxis protein has translation MNSKNNLNIKISLFIIIPIIVIIMICSIITIIYTYNISKDMSLETIDQISEVQLLNMRYVINNELDFMNGIKFIAEELYSSNIRNRKIYENLMDKFSKKISENAEAVFLLFLPNAIDNDNIYKNDSLYKNINGQFAIYMAKDKDGNISRLDVQNLELKSSFIENTIEKNEMYITPIYTIQMQNKYKQVQTCLMPICSNDGQIIGIIGLDMSSDSMNFYKGNDISITLFNENGNIVYCNTDIEIIGENFTNLYHPYNNYNVIDMINSNKSLMIEKYNFKNLNRYFYILKPINLFDNVYWGIEVAVPSAMVLKNNNKMLIMIGIMISVMIILIIIIVPNIINRKVIPVINFVNNNKSKIKSYNIKSDDIVTDMNADNNNNTIEYLNNIIDVLKDKQYKISENSKSSVSNDDKSNNNYKFVNGISDNYKSITDESEELKNIIEYFKLIK, from the coding sequence ATGAACAGCAAAAATAATTTGAATATAAAAATAAGTCTATTTATTATCATACCTATAATAGTGATAATAATGATATGCAGTATTATAACTATTATTTATACATATAATATTTCTAAGGATATGTCATTAGAAACAATAGATCAAATATCTGAAGTTCAATTATTAAATATGAGATATGTAATCAATAATGAATTAGATTTTATGAATGGTATAAAATTTATTGCAGAAGAATTATACAGCAGTAATATAAGAAATAGAAAAATATATGAAAATTTAATGGATAAATTCTCTAAAAAGATAAGTGAAAATGCTGAGGCGGTTTTTTTGCTTTTTCTTCCAAATGCAATTGATAATGACAATATATATAAAAATGATAGTTTGTATAAAAATATTAACGGACAATTCGCAATATATATGGCTAAAGATAAAGATGGTAATATATCAAGACTTGATGTTCAAAATTTAGAATTAAAATCATCCTTTATAGAAAATACAATAGAAAAGAATGAAATGTATATAACACCAATATATACTATTCAGATGCAAAACAAGTATAAGCAGGTGCAAACTTGTCTGATGCCTATATGTTCTAATGACGGTCAAATTATAGGAATAATTGGTTTGGATATGAGTTCAGATAGTATGAATTTTTATAAAGGAAATGATATATCTATTACTTTATTCAATGAAAATGGGAATATTGTTTATTGTAATACGGACATTGAAATTATAGGTGAAAATTTTACTAATTTATATCATCCATATAATAATTATAATGTAATAGATATGATAAATTCTAATAAAAGTTTAATGATAGAAAAATACAATTTTAAAAATTTAAATAGATATTTTTATATTTTAAAACCTATAAATTTATTTGACAATGTGTATTGGGGTATAGAGGTGGCAGTACCATCAGCTATGGTATTAAAAAATAATAATAAAATGCTGATAATGATAGGAATTATGATTTCTGTAATGATTATTTTAATAATTATTATAGTACCTAATATCATAAATAGGAAAGTAATACCTGTCATAAATTTTGTTAATAACAATAAATCTAAAATAAAATCATATAATATAAAATCAGATGATATAGTTACAGATATGAATGCGGATAATAATAATAACACTATAGAGTATTTAAATAATATTATTGATGTATTGAAAGATAAGCAATATAAAATATCTGAAAACTCCAAATCATCAGTTTCCAATGATGATAAATCGAATAATAATTATAAATTTGTAAATGGTATTTCTGACAACTATAAATCCATTACAGATGAATCTGAAGAGTTAAAGAATATAATAGAATATTTCAAACTAATAAAATAA
- a CDS encoding peptide ABC transporter substrate-binding protein, giving the protein MLKKYYIFIIILISLIISCTKIEESITDSPPAGKYFSLLINIGQEPYTMDPSKNVTSDTLIYLNHIFEGLVSKDKDGKVIPAAAESWNISADGLVYTFNLRKDAYWSDGNPVLAKDFVYSFRRLFDPNTESKFAYQYSFINNSKDILNGKIETKYLGVEAIDDYTLEIILDMPLAYFIEVLSYPTFYPLREDIIKLHGDNWTEKPETFIGNGAFKVVERKIGNIIVMEKNEFYWNNKEVIPSRLEFILKNDPMYSLNSVKNGLINFSRNFPIEHIVSLQRSGYIHNVPRIGTYFYFLNTTNKVLSDVNVRKALSLAIDRNYIVENITRNGEKPAAAFVPYGIPGFFGDFRENGGDYIDISKGSYDDNIKEAKRLMILAGYPNGNDFPVMTLKTTYGINRDIFEAIQKMWSENLGIDVNIEELELSDLFTQRFDKNFEIASGSWNGDFNDPINFLSVFLSTSPNNNSLYTNKRYDDLIKTAALITDSSHRMMTMHKAEELLINDMAIIPIYFSNEPILVSPKLKGVLYDSMGQHSFMRAYLED; this is encoded by the coding sequence ATGTTAAAAAAATATTATATCTTTATAATTATTTTGATCTCTTTAATTATATCATGTACAAAAATAGAAGAAAGCATTACGGATAGTCCTCCCGCCGGAAAGTATTTTTCATTGCTGATAAATATAGGTCAGGAGCCATATACTATGGATCCTAGTAAAAATGTAACATCGGATACTTTAATATATTTAAATCATATATTTGAAGGTTTAGTGAGTAAGGATAAAGATGGTAAAGTAATACCTGCTGCTGCTGAAAGTTGGAATATAAGTGCTGACGGACTTGTATATACATTTAATTTAAGAAAAGATGCTTATTGGTCTGACGGCAATCCTGTTTTAGCAAAAGATTTTGTTTATTCTTTTAGGAGACTATTTGATCCTAATACTGAAAGCAAATTTGCATATCAGTATAGTTTTATAAATAATTCTAAAGATATACTTAACGGCAAAATAGAAACAAAATATTTGGGTGTTGAAGCTATAGATGATTATACATTAGAGATAATATTAGATATGCCTTTAGCTTATTTTATTGAAGTTTTATCATATCCTACATTTTATCCTTTAAGGGAGGATATAATAAAACTGCATGGAGATAATTGGACAGAAAAACCTGAAACTTTTATAGGAAATGGGGCATTTAAAGTTGTAGAGAGAAAAATAGGTAATATTATTGTAATGGAAAAGAATGAATTCTATTGGAATAATAAAGAAGTTATACCAAGCAGATTAGAGTTCATATTAAAAAATGATCCTATGTACTCTTTAAACTCAGTAAAAAACGGTTTGATTAATTTTTCAAGAAACTTTCCAATAGAGCATATAGTTTCATTGCAAAGATCCGGATATATACACAATGTGCCTAGAATAGGAACATATTTTTATTTTTTAAATACTACAAATAAAGTATTATCTGATGTAAATGTGAGAAAAGCATTATCTCTTGCAATTGATAGAAATTATATAGTTGAAAATATCACTAGAAATGGAGAAAAACCAGCAGCTGCTTTTGTACCTTATGGTATACCGGGATTTTTTGGGGATTTTAGAGAAAATGGTGGCGATTATATAGATATAAGCAAGGGAAGTTATGATGATAATATTAAAGAAGCAAAAAGACTTATGATCCTTGCTGGATATCCTAATGGTAATGATTTTCCTGTTATGACTTTAAAAACTACTTACGGAATAAATAGAGATATATTTGAAGCTATACAAAAAATGTGGAGTGAAAATTTAGGTATTGATGTAAATATAGAAGAATTAGAGTTATCTGATTTATTTACTCAAAGATTTGATAAAAATTTTGAAATAGCAAGCGGATCTTGGAATGGAGATTTTAATGATCCTATAAATTTTCTTTCCGTATTTTTAAGTACATCGCCTAACAATAATAGTCTTTACACAAATAAAAGGTATGATGATTTGATAAAAACAGCTGCATTAATTACGGATTCATCTCATAGGATGATGACTATGCATAAAGCTGAAGAATTATTAATTAATGATATGGCAATAATACCTATATATTTTTCTAATGAACCAATATTGGTGTCGCCGAAATTAAAAGGCGTTTTGTATGATTCTATGGGGCAGCATAGTTTTATGAGAGCATATTTGGAAGATTAA